One Amorphoplanes digitatis genomic window carries:
- the ftsY gene encoding signal recognition particle-docking protein FtsY: protein MEYVVASLILLLVLVVGAIGLVVPRLRRRELPPPPPAEELPPLITKPAEAPVAEAPPAETAPPVEAKPVIETPEPTAGRLVRLRARLSRSQSVLGRGLLSVLSRDHLDDDAWEEIEDSLISADVGVEATQALVERLRERVRVLGTRTVAEVRAQLAEELTAALDPGMDRTLKTTPHDGRPAVMLVVGVNGAGKTTTCGKVARVLIADGRTVLLGAADTFRAAATEQLVTWGERVGAETVRGPEGGDPASVAFDAVKRGIDTGVDTVLIDTAGRLQNKVGLMDELGKVKRVVEKHGPVDETLLVLDATTGQNGLEQARVFTDVVDVTGVVLTKLDGTAKGGIVIAVQNKLGIPVKLVGLGEGPDDLAPFDPAAFVEALLGTDA, encoded by the coding sequence ATGGAATACGTGGTCGCCTCCCTGATCCTGCTGCTTGTGCTGGTGGTCGGCGCCATCGGTCTGGTCGTGCCCCGGCTGCGCCGCCGCGAGCTGCCCCCGCCGCCACCGGCCGAGGAGCTGCCGCCGCTGATCACCAAGCCGGCCGAGGCACCGGTCGCCGAGGCGCCGCCCGCGGAGACGGCCCCGCCGGTGGAGGCGAAGCCGGTCATCGAGACGCCGGAGCCCACCGCGGGCCGCCTGGTGCGGCTGCGGGCCCGGCTCAGCCGCTCGCAGAGCGTCCTCGGCCGTGGCCTGCTCAGCGTGCTCTCCCGCGATCACCTTGACGACGACGCGTGGGAGGAGATCGAGGACAGCCTGATCTCCGCCGACGTCGGCGTCGAGGCGACACAGGCCCTGGTGGAGCGGCTGCGCGAGCGGGTCCGGGTGCTCGGCACCCGGACGGTGGCCGAGGTACGCGCCCAGCTCGCCGAGGAGCTGACCGCGGCGCTCGACCCCGGGATGGACCGCACGCTCAAGACGACGCCGCACGACGGGCGGCCGGCGGTCATGCTTGTGGTCGGCGTCAACGGCGCCGGCAAGACCACCACCTGCGGCAAGGTGGCCCGGGTGCTGATCGCCGACGGCCGCACGGTGCTGCTCGGCGCGGCCGACACCTTCCGCGCCGCGGCCACCGAGCAGCTCGTCACCTGGGGCGAGCGGGTCGGCGCCGAGACGGTCCGCGGCCCGGAGGGCGGCGACCCCGCCAGCGTGGCGTTCGACGCGGTCAAGCGCGGCATCGACACCGGCGTCGACACCGTGCTCATCGACACGGCGGGCCGCCTGCAGAACAAGGTCGGCCTGATGGACGAGCTCGGCAAGGTCAAGCGGGTCGTGGAGAAGCACGGACCGGTCGACGAGACGCTGCTGGTCCTCGACGCCACCACCGGGCAGAACGGCCTGGAACAGGCCCGGGTCTTCACGGACGTGGTGGATGTCACGGGGGTCGTGCTCACCAAGCTGGATGGCACCGCCAAGGGCGGCATCGTCATCGCCGTGCAGAACAAGCTGGGGATTCCGGTCAAGCTGGTCGGTCTTGGCGAGGGCCCGGACGACCTGGCGCCGTTCGATCCCGCCGCGTTCGTCGAGGCTCTGCTTGGCACCGACGCGTAG
- a CDS encoding phosphotransferase, with translation MTQEHELQDSRREIPLHGGNVSTVSKVGDTVRRNAGPWTPAVHSLLNHLQRVGFTGSPHALGMDERGREVLSYLDGECGEYPLAPHWTTEEALVTVATMLRMFHDAQYGFQPPPGAVWRSFGPPPPDTEVICHHDAAPHNVVWRPDGTLALIDFDLASPGARIYDVAYAAWTWVPLFSDRDSYTLGWKRPNRPRRLRLFADAYGLIPRDRHRLVRTIRRRIVDHVEGIRRMAAAGDPAFVRIVHKGHLRRPMRDLRLLDYERHTLEYALR, from the coding sequence GTGACGCAGGAGCACGAGCTTCAGGACTCCCGCCGCGAGATCCCGTTACACGGTGGCAACGTCAGCACCGTCTCCAAGGTCGGCGACACCGTGCGCCGCAACGCCGGCCCGTGGACGCCGGCCGTGCACTCGCTGCTCAACCATCTGCAACGGGTCGGCTTCACCGGGTCACCGCACGCGCTGGGCATGGACGAGCGTGGCCGCGAGGTGCTGTCGTACCTGGACGGCGAGTGCGGCGAGTACCCGCTCGCCCCGCACTGGACGACCGAGGAGGCGCTGGTCACGGTCGCGACGATGCTGCGCATGTTCCACGACGCGCAGTACGGCTTCCAGCCGCCGCCGGGCGCGGTCTGGCGCTCGTTCGGCCCGCCGCCCCCGGACACCGAGGTGATCTGCCACCACGACGCCGCACCGCACAACGTGGTCTGGCGCCCCGACGGCACCCTGGCGCTCATCGACTTCGATCTCGCGTCGCCCGGCGCGCGCATCTACGACGTTGCCTACGCGGCCTGGACCTGGGTGCCGCTGTTCAGCGACCGCGACTCATACACGCTGGGCTGGAAGCGGCCCAACCGGCCGCGCCGGCTGCGGCTGTTCGCGGACGCGTACGGCCTGATCCCGCGGGACCGGCATCGGCTGGTCCGGACCATCCGCCGGCGGATCGTGGACCACGTGGAGGGCATCCGGCGGATGGCCGCGGCCGGCGACCCGGCCTTCGTGCGCATAGTGCACAAGGGACACCTGCGGCGACCGATGCGCGACCTCCGGCTGCTCGATTACGAGCGGCACACCCTGGAGTACGCCTTGCGGTGA
- a CDS encoding ammonium transporter, translating into MEINTGNTAWLLLSSALVLLMTPGLALFYGGLNRSKGALNMMMMSFSSIGLISVLWVLYGFTLSFGTNGSSGVNNVIGSFSQYFGTGTSWIGEEWMIAGAGTGIPTYVFMVFQMMFAIITVALISGSLSDRLKFGGWILFAAGWFTLVYVPVAHWVWGGGWIGAKLGALDFAGGTAVHINAGAAALGVALVLGKRVGWPREAMKPHSVPFVAIGAGLLWFGWFGFNAGSELTVDSITAVAFVNTQVATAAALLGWIIVEWLRDGKPTLVGASSGAVAGLVAITPACGFIAPLPAALLGIIAGAVCALAVSLKYKLGYDDSLDVVGVHFVGGWIGSLGIGFFATTQVNAVAARESLFYGGGVDQLWRQFVGSAAVTVYSLGIAIVLALILKAVKVFRVDAETEVAGIDVAEHAESAYDFSPTTGSGSAFAIAGIKQSGSTDGTAPVGEKVAG; encoded by the coding sequence GTGGAGATCAACACCGGCAATACGGCCTGGTTGCTCCTGTCGTCTGCGCTCGTACTGCTTATGACTCCCGGCCTGGCGCTGTTCTACGGTGGCCTCAACCGGTCCAAGGGCGCCCTGAACATGATGATGATGAGCTTCTCGAGTATCGGGCTCATCTCCGTCCTGTGGGTGCTGTACGGCTTCACCCTTTCCTTCGGCACCAACGGCAGCTCCGGTGTGAACAACGTCATCGGCAGCTTCAGCCAGTACTTCGGCACGGGCACCAGCTGGATCGGCGAGGAGTGGATGATCGCGGGCGCCGGCACCGGCATCCCGACCTACGTCTTCATGGTCTTCCAGATGATGTTCGCCATCATCACCGTCGCCCTGATCAGCGGCTCGCTCTCGGACCGCCTCAAGTTCGGCGGCTGGATCCTCTTCGCCGCGGGCTGGTTCACCCTCGTCTACGTCCCGGTCGCGCACTGGGTCTGGGGCGGCGGCTGGATCGGCGCGAAGCTCGGCGCGCTCGACTTCGCCGGTGGTACCGCGGTGCACATCAACGCCGGCGCCGCGGCGCTCGGTGTCGCGCTGGTGCTCGGCAAGCGCGTCGGCTGGCCCCGCGAGGCCATGAAGCCGCACAGCGTGCCGTTCGTCGCGATCGGCGCCGGCCTGCTCTGGTTCGGCTGGTTCGGGTTCAACGCCGGCTCGGAGCTGACCGTCGACAGCATCACCGCGGTCGCGTTCGTCAACACCCAGGTCGCCACGGCCGCCGCGCTGCTCGGCTGGATCATCGTGGAGTGGCTCCGCGACGGCAAGCCGACCCTGGTCGGCGCGTCCTCCGGCGCGGTCGCCGGTCTGGTCGCCATCACCCCGGCCTGTGGCTTCATCGCCCCGCTGCCCGCGGCCCTGCTCGGCATCATCGCCGGTGCGGTCTGCGCGCTGGCGGTCAGCCTGAAGTACAAGCTCGGCTACGACGACTCGCTCGACGTGGTCGGCGTCCACTTCGTCGGCGGTTGGATCGGCTCCCTGGGCATCGGCTTCTTCGCCACCACCCAGGTCAACGCCGTCGCCGCCCGCGAGAGCCTGTTCTACGGCGGTGGCGTCGACCAGCTGTGGCGCCAGTTCGTCGGCAGCGCCGCGGTCACGGTCTACTCCCTCGGCATCGCGATCGTTCTCGCGCTGATCCTCAAGGCCGTCAAGGTCTTCCGGGTCGACGCCGAGACCGAGGTGGCGGGCATCGACGTCGCCGAGCACGCCGAGAGTGCGTACGACTTCTCGCCCACCACGGGTTCGGGCAGCGCCTTCGCGATCGCCGGGATCAAGCAGTCGGGCAGCACCGACGGGACCGCTCCCGTCGGTGAAAAGGTCGCCGGTTAA
- a CDS encoding P-II family nitrogen regulator gives MKLVTAVIKPYQLDAVKEALHALGVAGLTVSEVQGYGRQKGHTEVYRGAEYTVEFLPKIKVEVLTDEIDVEKVVDAVITSARTGKIGDGKVWVTAVEDVVRVRTGERGLDAL, from the coding sequence ATGAAGCTGGTGACCGCGGTCATCAAGCCGTACCAGCTCGACGCGGTGAAGGAGGCTCTGCACGCGCTCGGCGTGGCGGGCCTGACCGTGAGCGAGGTACAGGGGTACGGACGACAGAAGGGCCACACCGAGGTGTACCGGGGTGCCGAGTACACGGTGGAGTTCCTCCCGAAGATCAAGGTCGAGGTGCTGACCGACGAGATCGACGTCGAGAAGGTCGTCGACGCCGTCATCACCTCGGCACGGACCGGCAAGATCGGTGACGGCAAGGTCTGGGTCACGGCCGTGGAGGACGTGGTCCGGGTACGCACCGGCGAACGCGGCCTCGACGCGCTGTAG
- a CDS encoding [protein-PII] uridylyltransferase yields MDTLRRHIGAAGRAARATALDAWLATMFPGHLPGVSLVAVGGLGRRDCAPHSDLDLVLLHNGTAGIDRIASALWYPIWDARLGLDHSVRTLPEALSVAHDDVKVALGLLDARHVAGDEGLSAELIAAASDQWRRTAVRLLPQLKELTATRWATHGELAFLLEGDLKEAAGGLRDLTILRGIGRAGVADTMRPAVRAANLRLLDTRDALHLAVGRRVDRLVAQERAAVADLLGVDDGPSNHPATTPDRSKGSDALLRRVSGDARTIAHALDDAWRSADRLRSGRRRGVPARPTRRPVARDVVEQDGELVLARTAIGPVPDPTLSLRVAAAAATVRLPIARATCEWLAAFCPPLPMPWPPAARAALVSLLGSGRGLLPTWEACDRYGLIDAWLPEWARVRSLPQHHPIHRYTLDRHLVQAAYEASAFTREVYRPDLLLIGAFLHDIGKGLPGDHSIVGAPIAAEVATRIGLPPTDVATVEKLVRLHLLLPDVATRRDLSDPVTITTVAEAVGDPATLDLLHAIARADSHATGPAAWSDWKGRLIAELVRRVHTALDSGALPAPPEPDPELLAGGLPAVHLDGDRVAVAAADRRGLLGSVAACLALHRLDVIAADVSTVDGRAIVEFLTQPRYGSPADPVALAADLRRVASGDVSVTQRLRARAMSARGGAAPRVVWHRGAATDAAVLELRAADSSGLLFRVASALDEAGADVRAARISTLGGDVVDAFYLVGAWTDPAARERVEAALLAAV; encoded by the coding sequence CTGGACACGCTGCGCCGGCACATCGGCGCCGCCGGCCGGGCCGCCCGGGCGACGGCGCTCGACGCGTGGCTGGCCACCATGTTCCCCGGCCATCTGCCCGGCGTCAGCCTGGTCGCGGTCGGCGGCCTCGGCCGCCGGGACTGCGCACCGCACAGCGACCTCGACCTGGTGCTGCTGCACAACGGCACGGCCGGCATCGATCGCATCGCCTCCGCGCTCTGGTATCCGATCTGGGACGCGCGGCTGGGCCTCGACCACTCCGTGCGCACCCTGCCGGAGGCGCTCTCCGTCGCGCACGACGACGTCAAGGTCGCGCTCGGCCTGCTCGACGCCCGGCACGTCGCCGGCGACGAGGGCCTCTCCGCCGAGCTGATCGCGGCCGCCTCCGACCAGTGGCGGCGCACCGCCGTACGGCTGCTGCCGCAGCTCAAGGAGCTCACCGCCACCCGCTGGGCGACGCACGGCGAGCTCGCGTTCCTGCTGGAGGGCGACCTCAAGGAGGCCGCCGGCGGCCTGCGCGACCTGACCATCCTGCGCGGCATCGGCCGGGCCGGCGTCGCCGACACGATGCGCCCCGCCGTCCGCGCCGCGAACCTGCGGCTGCTCGACACCCGCGACGCGTTGCACCTCGCCGTCGGCCGCCGGGTCGACCGGCTCGTCGCGCAGGAGCGCGCGGCGGTCGCCGACCTGCTCGGCGTGGACGACGGCCCGTCCAACCACCCCGCCACAACCCCTGACCGGTCTAAAGGCTCCGACGCTTTGCTGCGCCGGGTCTCCGGCGACGCCCGGACTATCGCGCACGCCCTCGACGACGCCTGGCGCTCCGCCGACCGGCTGCGCAGCGGCCGCCGCCGGGGCGTCCCGGCCCGGCCGACCCGCCGCCCGGTCGCGCGCGACGTGGTCGAGCAGGACGGCGAGCTGGTGCTGGCGCGGACCGCCATCGGACCCGTACCCGACCCCACCCTGTCGCTGCGGGTCGCGGCCGCGGCCGCGACCGTGCGGCTGCCCATCGCCCGCGCCACCTGCGAGTGGCTGGCGGCCTTCTGCCCGCCGCTGCCGATGCCGTGGCCGCCCGCGGCCCGCGCCGCCCTGGTCTCCCTGCTCGGCTCCGGCCGGGGCCTGCTGCCCACCTGGGAGGCCTGCGACCGGTACGGCCTGATCGACGCGTGGCTGCCCGAGTGGGCCCGGGTGCGCAGCCTCCCGCAGCACCACCCGATCCACCGGTACACCCTGGACCGGCACCTGGTGCAGGCCGCGTACGAGGCGAGCGCGTTCACCCGCGAGGTGTACCGGCCCGACCTGCTGCTCATCGGCGCCTTCCTGCACGACATCGGCAAGGGCCTGCCCGGCGACCACAGCATCGTCGGCGCGCCGATCGCCGCCGAGGTCGCCACCCGGATCGGCCTGCCGCCAACGGACGTGGCCACCGTCGAGAAGCTGGTCCGGCTGCACCTGCTGCTGCCCGACGTCGCCACCCGCCGGGACCTCAGCGACCCGGTCACTATCACCACCGTCGCCGAGGCCGTCGGCGACCCGGCGACCCTTGACCTGCTGCACGCCATCGCCCGGGCGGACTCGCACGCCACCGGCCCGGCCGCCTGGTCGGACTGGAAGGGCCGGCTCATCGCCGAGCTGGTCCGGCGGGTGCACACCGCGCTGGACAGCGGCGCGCTGCCGGCCCCGCCCGAACCGGACCCGGAGCTGCTCGCCGGCGGCCTGCCCGCCGTACACCTCGACGGCGACCGGGTCGCGGTCGCCGCGGCCGACCGCCGGGGCCTGCTCGGCTCGGTGGCCGCGTGCCTGGCCCTGCACCGCCTCGACGTGATCGCGGCCGACGTCTCCACCGTGGACGGCCGGGCGATCGTGGAGTTCCTGACCCAGCCCCGGTACGGCTCGCCGGCCGACCCGGTGGCGCTCGCCGCGGACCTGCGCCGGGTGGCCTCGGGCGACGTGTCGGTGACCCAGCGGCTGCGCGCCCGGGCGATGTCGGCCCGCGGCGGCGCCGCGCCCCGGGTGGTCTGGCACCGCGGCGCCGCCACCGACGCGGCCGTGCTGGAGCTGCGCGCGGCCGACTCGTCCGGCCTGCTCTTCCGGGTGGCGTCCGCGCTCGACGAGGCCGGCGCCGACGTCCGCGCAGCCCGCATCTCCACGCTGGGCGGAGACGTGGTCGACGCGTTCTACCTCGTCGGTGCCTGGACCGACCCGGCGGCCCGGGAACGGGTCGAGGCGGCCCTTCTCGCCGCGGTCTGA
- a CDS encoding glycosyltransferase family A protein, giving the protein MGETPGLLDDYLRIAQYHVRSALPPTAIRIRSLDARRLLARSGLKESGSYAELLDAARAGDSRWLRRRRRDVKPTVLAGLAQVLAQQEMLPEDRTDALALYDLIREALGADALPSAHQGLHAQLAFAWQGAEHARALLRAYRQVSDGVRTDLELDLANPFAGDEPVIPWLTAFRTMMPDPPLALAHDEGVVPFDRLTVACAVPGVEAPERVSVIVTAYRPDEGLITAVRSILDQSWRNVEVIIVDDASPPEYEPVLARAVALGGRILLVRQPVNRGTYEARNAGMDAAEGEFVAFQDSDDWSHPRRLELQIRPLLEDRRLVATASDGIGVTEDLLVTRPGVRRSRFNPSSLVFRRAQVMDRIGYFDPVRKAADSEYIGRMRAVFGESAVLHLESAPLALIRRSLGSLSRSEIGAYWMHPARTAYASAYLRWHSRIAARSAEPYRPRDGSARPFAVPDHLRLARGEQSGRAGFDVVMVADWRFLQGTQQSALEEIRALVARGLRVGIMQFESMRPPARLRWPLCGPVQQLVNDGRIEQVLPGDENRAELVIVRQAATLQFPPGEPCLLRTRHVMVVADEAPERRGDTDRRYSPEDCSRAAFRLFGTEPVWCPQDPQIRVVLRAENVELTPYDLPVVVDGERWCASRKSPAGPGVVGTDLSDEGVWPRDARSALVVYQTLKEWDVRLRLPDWPRTGYRLGGPRNHLVFEAADLDLRTFVHQLDFYLHFPSPDRIETFSRPALEAAALGCVVMMPERHAAVFGDAAVYCAPEELAATVRRYRRDRDLFAEQSERARAVVAKAHHPQLFVDRIAGIVTAPRPAAPAQRSAGHAATGTVR; this is encoded by the coding sequence ATGGGGGAGACACCCGGTCTGCTTGACGACTACCTGCGAATCGCCCAGTACCACGTGAGATCGGCGCTGCCGCCCACGGCGATCCGGATCAGGTCCCTCGACGCGCGCCGGCTGCTGGCGCGCTCCGGCCTGAAGGAGAGCGGTTCCTACGCCGAGCTGCTCGACGCCGCCCGGGCCGGCGACAGCCGATGGCTGCGGCGGCGCCGGCGCGACGTCAAGCCGACGGTGCTCGCCGGGCTGGCGCAGGTCCTGGCGCAGCAGGAGATGCTGCCCGAGGATCGGACCGACGCGCTGGCCCTCTACGACCTGATCCGGGAGGCGCTCGGCGCCGACGCGCTGCCGTCGGCGCATCAGGGCCTGCACGCGCAGCTCGCCTTCGCCTGGCAGGGCGCCGAGCACGCGCGGGCGCTGCTGCGGGCGTACCGGCAGGTGAGCGACGGCGTGCGGACGGATCTCGAGCTCGACCTGGCGAACCCGTTCGCGGGCGACGAGCCGGTCATCCCGTGGCTCACCGCGTTCCGGACGATGATGCCCGACCCGCCGCTCGCGCTCGCACACGACGAGGGCGTCGTGCCGTTCGACCGGCTGACCGTCGCGTGCGCGGTGCCCGGGGTCGAGGCGCCGGAGCGGGTCTCGGTGATCGTGACCGCGTACCGACCCGACGAGGGCCTGATCACCGCGGTGCGCTCGATCCTCGACCAGAGCTGGCGCAACGTCGAGGTGATCATCGTCGACGACGCCTCGCCGCCGGAGTACGAGCCGGTGCTGGCCCGGGCCGTCGCGCTGGGCGGCCGGATCCTGCTGGTCCGCCAGCCGGTCAACCGCGGCACCTACGAGGCGCGCAACGCCGGCATGGACGCGGCCGAGGGCGAGTTCGTGGCGTTCCAGGACTCCGACGACTGGTCACACCCGCGCCGGCTCGAGCTACAGATCCGGCCGCTGCTGGAGGACCGCCGACTGGTCGCGACCGCCTCCGACGGGATCGGGGTCACCGAGGACCTGCTGGTCACCCGCCCGGGTGTGCGGCGGAGCCGGTTCAACCCGTCCTCGTTGGTGTTCCGCAGGGCGCAGGTGATGGACCGGATCGGCTACTTCGACCCGGTGCGCAAGGCCGCCGACTCGGAGTACATCGGCCGGATGCGGGCCGTCTTCGGCGAGTCGGCCGTGCTGCACCTGGAGTCGGCGCCGCTGGCGCTGATCCGGCGGTCGCTGGGCTCGCTGTCGCGCTCCGAGATCGGCGCGTACTGGATGCACCCGGCGCGGACCGCGTACGCCTCGGCCTACCTGCGGTGGCACTCGCGGATCGCGGCCCGCTCCGCCGAGCCGTACCGGCCGCGGGACGGCTCGGCGCGGCCCTTCGCCGTGCCCGACCACCTGCGGCTGGCCCGGGGCGAGCAGTCCGGCCGGGCCGGGTTCGACGTCGTGATGGTCGCCGACTGGCGCTTCCTGCAAGGCACCCAGCAGTCGGCGCTGGAGGAGATCCGGGCGCTGGTCGCGCGCGGGCTGCGCGTCGGGATCATGCAGTTCGAGTCGATGCGGCCGCCGGCCCGGCTCCGGTGGCCGCTCTGCGGGCCGGTGCAACAGCTCGTCAACGACGGCCGGATCGAACAGGTGCTGCCGGGCGACGAGAACCGCGCCGAGCTCGTCATCGTGCGCCAGGCCGCGACGCTCCAGTTCCCGCCCGGCGAACCGTGTCTGCTGCGCACCCGGCACGTGATGGTGGTGGCCGACGAGGCGCCCGAGCGGCGGGGTGACACCGACCGGCGCTACTCGCCCGAGGACTGCTCCCGGGCCGCGTTCCGGCTGTTCGGGACCGAACCGGTGTGGTGCCCGCAGGATCCGCAGATCCGGGTCGTGCTGCGGGCGGAGAACGTGGAGCTGACGCCGTACGACCTGCCGGTGGTCGTCGACGGCGAACGGTGGTGCGCGAGCCGGAAGTCCCCGGCGGGGCCCGGCGTGGTCGGCACGGATCTGAGCGACGAGGGTGTGTGGCCGCGGGACGCGCGGTCGGCGCTCGTCGTCTATCAGACGCTGAAGGAGTGGGACGTGCGGCTGCGGCTGCCCGACTGGCCGCGTACCGGGTACCGGCTCGGCGGCCCGCGCAACCACCTGGTCTTCGAGGCCGCCGACCTGGACCTGCGCACGTTCGTGCACCAGCTCGACTTCTATCTGCACTTCCCCAGCCCGGACCGGATCGAGACGTTCTCGCGCCCGGCGCTGGAGGCGGCGGCGCTCGGCTGCGTGGTGATGATGCCCGAACGGCACGCGGCCGTCTTCGGCGACGCGGCGGTCTACTGCGCGCCGGAGGAGCTCGCGGCGACCGTCCGGCGCTACCGCCGCGACCGGGACCTGTTCGCCGAGCAGAGCGAGCGGGCCCGGGCCGTTGTCGCCAAGGCGCACCATCCGCAGCTCTTCGTCGACCGCATCGCCGGGATCGTCACGGCGCCACGCCCGGCGGCCCCGGCGCAGCGCTCGGCGGGGCACGCCGCCACCGGCACCGTGCGCTGA
- a CDS encoding class I SAM-dependent methyltransferase, translated as MSSLVRFVGRLAVRVRSLTRPQTVILTILSVCCLGVWSAAATGHQGIALSLLASLLLGVLLGILHLSRWISGVYRANQNANRELRLIMEQLQRRVVATVEKERVTAGDRHQDLTRTVTRGLRQSGHGTDLLLRAQSREIEAMFQLFRQCTPRAPMPSSGDFALNPTDLLDLLYLVRLRRPQLVVELGSGTSTVWLGYALAEHGGKLISIDHDPGYARQTRALIAAHELDDVVQVREAPLREVTANGKPYQWYDVEQLADLSDIDLLLIDGPPAATGPDARYPALSVLAGRLAGTATVILDDTNRQQEREAVQRWISEVPGLTEEQRLLGRHTVLSYSRATTPVTV; from the coding sequence ATGAGCAGCCTGGTCCGGTTCGTCGGTCGGCTGGCGGTGCGGGTGCGGAGCCTGACGCGCCCGCAGACCGTGATCCTCACGATTCTCTCGGTGTGCTGTCTCGGCGTCTGGTCGGCGGCCGCGACGGGACACCAGGGAATCGCCCTGTCGCTGTTGGCGAGCCTGCTGCTCGGCGTGCTGCTGGGCATCCTGCACCTCTCGCGCTGGATCAGCGGCGTCTACCGGGCCAACCAGAACGCGAACCGCGAGCTGCGCCTGATCATGGAGCAGTTGCAGCGGCGGGTCGTCGCCACCGTGGAGAAGGAGCGGGTCACCGCCGGTGACCGGCACCAGGACCTGACCCGGACCGTCACCCGCGGGCTGCGGCAGAGCGGGCACGGCACGGACCTGCTGCTGCGCGCGCAGAGCCGGGAGATCGAGGCCATGTTCCAGCTGTTCCGGCAGTGCACGCCGCGCGCGCCGATGCCGTCCTCGGGCGACTTCGCGCTGAACCCGACGGACCTGCTCGACCTGCTCTACCTGGTCCGGCTCCGCCGGCCCCAGCTGGTCGTCGAGCTCGGCAGCGGCACCTCGACGGTCTGGCTCGGCTACGCACTCGCCGAGCACGGCGGCAAGCTCATCTCCATCGATCACGACCCCGGCTACGCACGGCAGACCCGGGCGCTGATCGCGGCGCACGAGCTAGACGACGTGGTGCAGGTGCGGGAGGCGCCGCTGCGCGAGGTGACGGCGAACGGCAAGCCCTACCAGTGGTACGACGTCGAGCAGCTCGCCGACCTCAGCGACATCGACCTGCTGCTGATCGACGGCCCGCCGGCCGCCACCGGCCCGGACGCGCGGTACCCGGCCCTGTCGGTGCTCGCCGGCCGGCTCGCCGGCACGGCAACGGTGATCCTCGACGACACCAACCGTCAGCAGGAGCGGGAGGCCGTGCAGCGCTGGATCAGCGAGGTGCCGGGTCTGACCGAGGAGCAGCGACTGCTGGGGCGGCACACGGTGCTGTCGTACTCGCGTGCCACCACGCCGGTCACGGTGTGA
- a CDS encoding endonuclease/exonuclease/phosphatase family protein has protein sequence MKIAVVLAALLSGLLAVAPQAQARASPTTRAPAGTEVLPETTTETQGPPTVEVFTFNVCGNLCRHGEVALTAKHIAGQIRRRETSVAMLQELCYSQYLGIRRLLVKRGYSAVFARATTGGQCDNDDRRHGRGFGVAIVARGTLYGKVVRRLPSPHPGRQEPRVALGARLRVAGRPILVVTTHTAPSGPNLALQLATVQRWLEPIAAGRPVILGGDLNSPPDSLDLVPFATMFQEADGRAEPLPTFIPKWIKIDYLFGSRGFLTPRSATTACGDLSDHCLYVGSFAIPDQVGLTP, from the coding sequence ATGAAAATCGCGGTGGTACTGGCTGCCCTGCTGAGCGGTCTGCTCGCGGTTGCCCCGCAGGCGCAGGCGCGGGCATCACCGACGACGCGGGCGCCAGCGGGTACCGAGGTACTGCCGGAGACGACGACGGAGACGCAGGGCCCGCCGACCGTTGAGGTGTTCACCTTCAACGTCTGCGGCAACCTCTGCCGGCACGGTGAGGTGGCCCTCACGGCGAAGCACATCGCCGGCCAGATCCGCCGCCGGGAGACCTCGGTGGCCATGCTCCAGGAGCTCTGCTACTCGCAGTATCTCGGCATCCGCCGGCTCCTCGTCAAGCGCGGCTACTCTGCCGTGTTCGCCCGCGCCACCACCGGCGGCCAGTGCGACAACGACGACCGCCGGCACGGGCGCGGTTTCGGGGTGGCGATCGTCGCCCGCGGCACCCTGTACGGCAAGGTGGTGCGCCGGCTGCCCAGCCCGCACCCGGGGCGGCAGGAGCCGCGCGTGGCGCTCGGCGCCCGGCTGCGCGTCGCCGGCCGCCCCATCCTCGTGGTGACCACACACACCGCGCCGAGCGGGCCCAACCTGGCGCTCCAGCTGGCCACGGTCCAGCGCTGGCTGGAGCCGATCGCGGCGGGCCGGCCGGTGATCCTCGGCGGGGATCTCAACTCGCCGCCGGACAGCCTCGACCTGGTGCCCTTCGCCACGATGTTCCAGGAGGCGGACGGGCGGGCGGAGCCGCTGCCCACGTTCATCCCGAAGTGGATCAAGATCGACTACCTCTTCGGCAGCCGGGGGTTCCTCACTCCGCGGAGTGCGACAACGGCCTGCGGAGACCTATCCGATCACTGCCTGTACGTCGGCAGCTTCGCCATTCCCGACCAGGTCGGCCTCACACCGTGA